ACCAATTGAGCTATGCCCACCGTGGTGTGTGCTCGCATGCCCGACAGGAGTCGAACCTGTAACCCTCAGCTTAGAAGGCTGATGCTCTATCCGGTTGAGCTACGGGCACAAAGGACTGCAAAGATAGATAACAAAAATTTCCGACGCAATACCCCTGGCCACGTGTGGACCGAGTGGTCGGGGTGCCGAGATTCGAACTCGGGACCTCCTGCTCCCAAGGCAGGCGCGCTAACCAGGCTGCGCTACACCCCGTTTTTAAAGGGAGCACAAAGATACGGGAATGATTTTTTTATGTCAATAGAATTTTTCAGTTCCGGAAATGATTCTTAAGTGGTTGTCATTCAATGAGTTAGGTGGTTTTTCGGGGTGTTTCATGCTCTCTTTGGCGATTGGTTTGCTTTGACTTTATGCCAAATCCCTTCTAATTTAGCAGGTTACGATGGAAAATTGTTTCCACTGAAAACGGGTTTACCAGATGTCCTTTTTCAAAAAGCTTCAGAATCCGGGCTCAGACCGGATGCCGGATCAGGAGCAGCCCCATGCGGGGAGCTTTGCGGAAGGGGTGAGTCAACCCAGGCCTTACCGGCCGGGTGAAGGTCCGGGCGCGGCTATAAAGCCGCCGGTGTTTAAGACCGGAAGAGAGTCGGGTTCCGACATCAACAAGGCCCTTGAGCAGGTGCTTTGGATTGTGAAGGAATCCCTTGATGTTCATTCGGTTTTTCTGTTCTGGGTGAACCGCAACCGGAAACAGTTTGTCCTGGAGTCGTCCATTACCGATTCGGGTGTTTTTTCGGCCGAGGAACGCCTTCCTTTTATAGAAGGTCAGTTTCTTCAGATGGTGGCAGACGGCCGGAAACCGGTGATCCGGTTCCGGTTAACGGCAGAAGAAGCCGCCCGGTGTGCAGGGTATTATTCCTTTCCCGAAAAGATTCAGTCTTTTGCAGGGGTGCCGGTCTTTTTCGGCGAGGAAGTCTGTGCGGTGTTCGGGGCAGACAGCCTGCGGGCCGACTGTTTTGGCGGCGAAGAATTGTCGGTCTTTAACCGGCTGGCCGATCTGGTGTCGCATCTGGTCTATATCTATTCCGGTAAAGATGATCTGGAATTTACCGGAAAGGCAGCACGGCAGACCAGTCTATATATGATAGAACTGGGTCGTGAGCGTGAAGTTTCCGGCATTATCCGCCAATTGGCGGAACTCATTGGTGAACTCATGGAGTTCTCCTATGCGGCCGTGGTCTGTTTTGATGAGGAAGGCCGTTTATCGGTTCAGAAATCGATCAGTCGCGGTGATCAGCCCTGGATTGAAGAGGGCAGTGACATTGCACTTGATCACAGCATCATTGGTGGCGTCATGCGATCGCTGCGCCCGGTGGTTCTGAAAAGCACCGAAGCCAGCCTGGATGGCCGGTACCGGTTTCATCCCGGCGAGGCCATTGCAATGAACAACAGCCTGCTGGCTGTCCCGGTTTTTTCGAACCAGAAATGCTATGGAGCTCTGTTACTGGAACATGAAGTGAGAGGGTGGTTCACCCATGCTCATGTTCAGGCACTTGAACAGACCGGTTATATGACGGGTCTGGCCATTGAAAATCTGTTACTGACCGCTCAGGTGAATCACCAGCGGATTTATGATGAAACAACCGGCTTGTACGGATTGGGATTTTTCACCGAACAGGTATCGGTCGAACTGGTACGGGCAGCCCGGGTCGGATATGACTGCTGTCTGGTCCTTTTTGAAATCGACCGGTTTGAAGAACTGGAATCGGAACACGGACCACTTATCGGAGAGGAAGCGCTCCGCTTGCTGGCGCGGATTCTGAATCTGAATCTGCGCAATTTCGACTGGCTTGGCCGTGTGGGCCCTGCCACCTTCGGGGCGCTGATGGTTCATACTGAAGCCAATTCGGCTCACCTGATTTCCGGAAAAATCAGGGAAAGTCTGGCCAGTACACCGGTTCGTCTGGACCGTACCGAGCTGGCTCTGACCGTCAGTGTGGGAATTTCGCGTTTTAAACGGGAAAAACCATCACTGGAAGCGATGATGACCGGCGCGCGCGCGGCCCTGGACCGGGCCCGTGAACAAGGCGGAAACAATATTAAAACCACCTGATCGGGGAAACCGGTCGGGATTGAAAAACTAAACTGAACGAAAATCCGGAAGGAATACAACCATGGCAAAGAACCAGTTTGCAGATAAGACCGCAAAGGCAGCTTCCAAAAAGAAAATCTGCCCGGTATGCAACTCAGAAATCACCCCGATCAAATTGATCAATGCATATAAAGATGATCGCAGCGGCGGTGTGAAATTCGGAGAGCGTTTCCACAAAGTCTGCAAGTGTAACGAAAAAGAAGTTTTCGCCTGATCGCGGCCGACCGGCATGATCATCGGTAAGGTTGTCGGAACCGTTTGGGCGACCCGGAAAGATCCCGGGCTGACCGGTATGAAACTGCTGGTAATACGGCAGGCCGATCTGCATTACCAACTGCAGGATAAGTTTGTTATAGCGGTCGACAGTGTCGGGGCCGGAGTGGGTGAAATGGTACTGGTCGCTTCGGGTTCTTCGGCGCGCCAGACTGACATCACCCGCAATAAACCGGTGGATGCGGTGGTCATGGCCATAATCGACAAACTGGATGCGGAGTGGACCTGAGTGTTTTACGCTGAGGTGATCGGATCCATCTGGGCAACCCGAAAGGATTCCCATCTGACCGGCAGCAAGATGCGGCTGATTCAACCCCTGACGTTTTCAGGTCAGAAGGACGGACAGCCGGTGATTGCAGTCGATACCATTGGTGCCAGCATCGGCGAACGTGTTCTGGTGGTGACCAGCAGTGAAGCGGTGATCCCCATGAAAGTGGACATGGCACCCGTCGATGCCTCCATCGTCGGAATCGTTACACGTGTGGATATGAGTGAAAGAGTGGATTAAGGGACTATGCGTCAGTTAAAAATCAGTAAACAGATTACCAACCGCGAAAGCGCCTCTCTCGACCGTTACCTTCAGGAAATCGGTCGGGTCGAGCTGCTGACCCCAGATGAAGAAATTGATCTGGCGGTCCGGATTAAAAACGGCGACCAGATCGCGCTTGAAAAACTGACCAAGGCCAATCTGCGTTTCGTGGTATCGGTTGCAAAGCAGTATCAGAATCAGGGTCTTTCTCTGGGTGACCTGATCAATGAAGGAAACCTGGGTCTGATTAAAGCCGCCAAGCGGTTCGATGAGACCCGCGGATTCAAATTTATTTCCTATGCAGTCTGGTGGATCCGTCAGTCCATTCTTCAGGCTCTTGCCGAGCAGTCCCGGATTGTCCGGCTGCCGCTGAACCGGGTAGGCGCTCTCAATAAAATCGGAAAGGCCTTCTCGAACCTCGAGCAGGAATTCGAACGGGAACCCAACGCCGAGGAGATTGCTGAACAGCTCGACATGACCCAGTCGGATGTGGCCGAGACCCTGAAAATTGCAGGAAGACACCTGTCGGTTGATGCACCTTTTGCACAGGGTGAAGACAACCGTCTGCTCGATGTTCTTGCCAATGACCACCAGCCGGCTCCCGATTCATCACTCGAAGTGGAATCCCTGAAAATCGAAATTGAACGGGCTCTCGGAAGCCTGAGTGAACGGGAAGCTGAAGTGATCCGTCTGTATTTCGGATTAAACCGTGAACATTCTCTGACACTTGAGGAAATCGGTGAACGGTTCAGCCTCACCAGGGAACGCGTCCGCCAGATCAAGGAAAAAGCCATCCGCCGGCTTCGCCATGCATCACGAAGCAAAGCGCTGAAATCCTATCTTGGGTAATCTGTTCTTCCAACGGGGCTGACCGATACCGGAAAGCCCCGGTTTTTTCCTTCCTGTCAATCCTCTCCTTCGGGATCCTTTTCAGCTCCACTGACTGATCAGCGGGTTATCTTTCCTGCGCCTTGCATGGCTTCCCTCCGATTGCCCATCCAGATTCTGGCCAGTAATATTGTATGATCATGACCCATGACCTTGTGCGGCAGGCCGCAGAACGATTAAAGCCATTCCTCGATCCAACGCCGGTCCTCCGGTCGGATTCCCTGACCAGACGGCTGGGTTCTCCGGTATTTATTAAATGTGAATTGTTTCAGCCATCCGGATCCTTTAAGATCAGGGGGGCCTTGAATGCCGTTTTATCGCTTTCTCCGGAGGAAGCCAGCCGTGGAGTGATCACCCATTCATCAGGCAATCATGGTACTGCCCTGGCGGTGGCTGCGGCCAGCCGTGGATTACCGTGCACCGTGGTAATGCCGCAAGCTTCACCTCAACGGAAAATCAATGCCGTCCGTGAAGCTGGCGCCCGTGTGGTTTTCAGCGG
The nucleotide sequence above comes from Bacteroidota bacterium. Encoded proteins:
- a CDS encoding diguanylate cyclase, giving the protein MSFFKKLQNPGSDRMPDQEQPHAGSFAEGVSQPRPYRPGEGPGAAIKPPVFKTGRESGSDINKALEQVLWIVKESLDVHSVFLFWVNRNRKQFVLESSITDSGVFSAEERLPFIEGQFLQMVADGRKPVIRFRLTAEEAARCAGYYSFPEKIQSFAGVPVFFGEEVCAVFGADSLRADCFGGEELSVFNRLADLVSHLVYIYSGKDDLEFTGKAARQTSLYMIELGREREVSGIIRQLAELIGELMEFSYAAVVCFDEEGRLSVQKSISRGDQPWIEEGSDIALDHSIIGGVMRSLRPVVLKSTEASLDGRYRFHPGEAIAMNNSLLAVPVFSNQKCYGALLLEHEVRGWFTHAHVQALEQTGYMTGLAIENLLLTAQVNHQRIYDETTGLYGLGFFTEQVSVELVRAARVGYDCCLVLFEIDRFEELESEHGPLIGEEALRLLARILNLNLRNFDWLGRVGPATFGALMVHTEANSAHLISGKIRESLASTPVRLDRTELALTVSVGISRFKREKPSLEAMMTGARAALDRAREQGGNNIKTT
- a CDS encoding EutN/CcmL family microcompartment protein — protein: MIIGKVVGTVWATRKDPGLTGMKLLVIRQADLHYQLQDKFVIAVDSVGAGVGEMVLVASGSSARQTDITRNKPVDAVVMAIIDKLDAEWT
- a CDS encoding EutN/CcmL family microcompartment protein, whose translation is MFYAEVIGSIWATRKDSHLTGSKMRLIQPLTFSGQKDGQPVIAVDTIGASIGERVLVVTSSEAVIPMKVDMAPVDASIVGIVTRVDMSERVD
- a CDS encoding sigma-70 family RNA polymerase sigma factor yields the protein MRQLKISKQITNRESASLDRYLQEIGRVELLTPDEEIDLAVRIKNGDQIALEKLTKANLRFVVSVAKQYQNQGLSLGDLINEGNLGLIKAAKRFDETRGFKFISYAVWWIRQSILQALAEQSRIVRLPLNRVGALNKIGKAFSNLEQEFEREPNAEEIAEQLDMTQSDVAETLKIAGRHLSVDAPFAQGEDNRLLDVLANDHQPAPDSSLEVESLKIEIERALGSLSEREAEVIRLYFGLNREHSLTLEEIGERFSLTRERVRQIKEKAIRRLRHASRSKALKSYLG